From Amycolatopsis sp. YIM 10, the proteins below share one genomic window:
- a CDS encoding acyl-CoA dehydrogenase family protein, with protein MSDDLRAEIRSTVSAILRERDENTTFDGPLWKMLAETGFHLLGVPEEIGGSGGGIRDLAVVVDAVAFHAARVPVAESAFLAGWLLAQAGLTLPDGVVVASADEAGVAWSGGVARLSGRLQVPWGRHADHVVALARGGDAAMVVVLPSTARSGFEPGENIAGEPRDVLEFNDFAITGQAAVELDAAALWQRGALVRSVQLAAAARAVLESARRHVTEREQFGRPLARFQAVQQHLAALAAEVAAMRVSAEAAVLAVEESESDVATGGGEAAVAVAAAKATTSASAHVVASIGHQLHGALGYSREHHLGAATTRLWSWREEFGNEAYWQDQLAAAVGAASGEWWTLMTGGGGR; from the coding sequence ATGAGCGACGACCTGCGGGCGGAAATCCGTTCGACCGTCAGCGCCATCCTGCGCGAGCGTGACGAGAACACCACCTTCGACGGTCCATTGTGGAAGATGCTGGCGGAGACCGGGTTCCACCTGCTCGGGGTGCCGGAGGAGATCGGCGGCAGCGGCGGCGGCATCCGCGACCTGGCGGTGGTGGTCGACGCGGTCGCGTTCCACGCGGCACGGGTGCCGGTCGCGGAGTCGGCCTTCCTCGCCGGCTGGCTGCTGGCCCAAGCAGGACTGACCCTGCCGGATGGGGTGGTGGTCGCCTCGGCCGACGAGGCCGGTGTTGCGTGGAGTGGCGGAGTGGCCCGGTTGTCGGGGCGGCTGCAGGTGCCGTGGGGCCGCCACGCCGACCACGTCGTGGCGCTCGCTCGCGGAGGCGACGCCGCGATGGTGGTTGTGCTGCCCAGCACCGCGAGAAGTGGCTTCGAACCAGGAGAAAACATTGCCGGTGAACCTCGGGATGTACTGGAGTTCAACGACTTCGCGATAACCGGCCAAGCGGCCGTGGAGCTGGACGCCGCCGCGTTGTGGCAGCGGGGTGCGCTCGTCCGGTCCGTGCAGCTCGCCGCCGCGGCCCGCGCGGTTCTCGAATCGGCACGCCGGCACGTCACCGAACGAGAGCAGTTCGGCCGTCCGCTGGCTCGTTTCCAGGCCGTCCAGCAGCACCTCGCCGCACTGGCGGCCGAGGTCGCCGCGATGCGGGTCAGCGCGGAAGCGGCCGTGCTCGCGGTCGAAGAGTCCGAATCGGACGTAGCGACCGGAGGCGGTGAGGCCGCCGTCGCGGTCGCCGCGGCCAAGGCGACCACTTCCGCGAGCGCGCACGTGGTCGCGTCGATCGGGCACCAGTTGCACGGCGCGCTCGGCTACTCGCGCGAGCACCACCTCGGCGCGGCGACCACTCGCTTGTGGTCGTGGCGTGAGGAGTTCGGCAACGAGGCTTACTGGCAGGACCAGCTCGCCGCGGCGGTCGGTGCGGCGAGCGGCGAGTGGTGGACGCTGATGACTGGCGGAGGTGGGCGATGA
- a CDS encoding acyl-CoA dehydrogenase family protein has protein sequence MTATLELAAHRLGPAARRLRDEVRGFLDAEQAAGAFTPRSDAWMTAYDPDFSRRLGERGWLGMTLPARYGGHDRLPLDRFVVTEELLAAGAPVAAHWIADRQMAPSILRHGTEAQRQRYLPAIARGECFFAIGMSEPDAGSDLASVRTRARQVDGGWEISGTKLWTTGAHFAHAMVLLARTDGDAGDRQAGLSQFVVDLPADGVEIRPIVTIDGEHHFNEVVFDGAVVPPESLLGERGAGWKQVTAELGHERSGPERLMSTVPLLREWAAKVAVWEDPVDGRELGRLTARAWTLRQLSLSVAAALADGRSPETAAALVKDLGSRFEGDVVETVRRLAGTEPRKGELGIPGMLAEGVLHAPAFTLRGGTNEILRSVVARGLGVR, from the coding sequence GTGACAGCGACCCTGGAGCTGGCCGCCCATCGGCTGGGGCCCGCCGCGAGGCGGTTGCGAGACGAGGTCCGCGGCTTCCTCGACGCCGAACAGGCGGCCGGCGCCTTCACACCGCGTTCCGACGCCTGGATGACGGCGTACGACCCGGACTTCAGCAGGCGCCTCGGCGAGCGGGGCTGGCTCGGCATGACCTTGCCCGCCCGCTACGGCGGTCACGATCGCCTGCCGCTGGACCGGTTTGTCGTCACCGAGGAACTGCTCGCCGCCGGAGCGCCCGTCGCGGCGCACTGGATCGCGGACCGGCAGATGGCGCCGTCGATCCTGCGGCACGGGACCGAGGCCCAGCGACAGCGCTACCTGCCGGCGATCGCGCGCGGGGAGTGCTTCTTCGCCATCGGCATGAGCGAGCCCGATGCGGGGTCGGACCTGGCCTCGGTGCGTACCCGGGCCAGGCAGGTCGACGGCGGGTGGGAGATCAGCGGCACGAAGTTGTGGACGACCGGCGCCCACTTCGCGCACGCGATGGTGCTGCTCGCGCGCACCGATGGCGATGCGGGGGACCGCCAGGCCGGGTTGTCGCAGTTCGTGGTGGATCTGCCCGCGGACGGAGTCGAGATCAGGCCGATCGTGACGATCGACGGTGAGCACCATTTCAACGAGGTGGTGTTCGACGGCGCAGTCGTGCCGCCGGAGAGCCTGCTCGGCGAGCGCGGTGCCGGCTGGAAGCAGGTCACCGCCGAACTCGGGCACGAACGCTCCGGACCCGAGCGCTTGATGAGCACGGTGCCGTTGTTGCGGGAATGGGCCGCCAAGGTGGCGGTGTGGGAAGACCCCGTGGACGGCAGAGAACTCGGGAGACTTACCGCACGAGCGTGGACGCTGCGACAACTCTCGCTGTCCGTGGCTGCCGCCCTGGCTGACGGTCGCTCGCCCGAGACCGCGGCGGCGCTGGTGAAGGACCTGGGCTCCCGGTTCGAAGGCGACGTGGTGGAGACCGTCCGGCGGCTGGCCGGGACCGAACCACGCAAAGGTGAGCTGGGAATTCCGGGCATGCTCGCCGAGGGTGTGCTGCACGCCCCGGCCTTCACGCTGCGAGGCGGTACGAACGAGATTCTGCGGTCTGTCGTGGCAAGGGGGCTGGGGGTTCGATGA
- a CDS encoding GntR family transcriptional regulator, translating to MPSGKARAADPGRSSTEAVSRVVDGIKHLIMSGELLPGQQLRQEKMAATLGVSRLPVREGLRQLVADGLVTHEHNVGFAVARLSRSEFDQVYLMRRLLETEILRGLPVPTASQLARIAALSEEIERAAAEFDLARMRALNSEFHFAIFELSDQNLVVGEIRRIWTRALPYHSVYLHSDAGRERIVAEHREIVAALGRGDRERLVELMDTHRAGSEAQLDFVLQAGAARPFAG from the coding sequence ATGCCGTCGGGTAAGGCTCGCGCGGCCGACCCCGGGCGGTCCTCCACGGAGGCCGTGTCCCGGGTCGTCGACGGGATCAAGCACCTGATCATGTCGGGTGAGTTGCTGCCGGGCCAGCAGCTCCGCCAGGAGAAGATGGCGGCCACGCTGGGCGTGAGCAGGCTGCCTGTGCGCGAGGGACTGCGGCAGCTGGTGGCGGACGGCCTCGTCACACACGAGCACAACGTCGGGTTCGCGGTGGCCCGGCTGAGCCGCTCGGAGTTCGACCAGGTGTATCTGATGCGGCGGTTGCTGGAGACCGAGATCCTCCGCGGTCTGCCGGTGCCCACCGCCAGTCAGCTCGCGCGCATCGCCGCACTGTCCGAGGAGATCGAGCGGGCCGCCGCCGAGTTCGACCTGGCCCGGATGCGCGCCCTCAACAGCGAGTTCCACTTCGCGATCTTCGAGCTGAGCGACCAGAACCTGGTGGTCGGCGAGATCCGGCGGATCTGGACGCGGGCGCTGCCGTACCACTCGGTCTACCTGCACAGCGACGCCGGGCGGGAGCGGATCGTCGCCGAGCACCGGGAGATCGTCGCCGCTCTAGGCCGGGGTGACCGTGAACGCCTGGTGGAGCTGATGGACACCCATCGTGCCGGGTCGGAGGCACAGCTCGACTTCGTGCTCCAGGCAGGTGCCGCGCGCCCCTTCGCGGGCTGA
- a CDS encoding SDR family NAD(P)-dependent oxidoreductase, producing MFDLSGHTAIVTGAGQNAGAGIARALAAQGAAVVVNDLVAERADAVSSEIRDAGGTAIPMAFDVTELSSVRDAVDKARSEFGRHLDILVHNAGIPADFGHGQFRTLDPSRWRAPVEINLFGAMNLVSAVIGEMCDAGWGRIVQISSGSARVGSDQGLSLYGASKSGVEGFIRHISQEVGPFGVTANTLALGLQANAAGSNPEVFSRIATRRPGTPEDVGAAVVYLASPEASWMTGQTLNLNGGSVTT from the coding sequence ATGTTCGATCTTTCCGGCCACACGGCCATCGTGACCGGCGCGGGGCAGAACGCCGGTGCCGGCATCGCCCGGGCGCTCGCCGCCCAGGGCGCCGCGGTCGTGGTGAACGACCTCGTGGCCGAACGCGCCGACGCGGTGAGTTCGGAGATCCGGGACGCCGGAGGCACCGCGATCCCGATGGCGTTCGACGTCACCGAGCTGAGCTCGGTGCGCGACGCCGTGGACAAGGCTCGCTCCGAATTCGGGCGTCACCTCGACATCCTGGTGCACAACGCGGGCATTCCTGCCGACTTCGGCCATGGCCAGTTCCGCACCCTTGACCCGAGCCGCTGGCGCGCTCCGGTGGAGATCAACCTGTTCGGCGCGATGAACCTCGTTTCGGCGGTGATCGGCGAGATGTGCGACGCGGGCTGGGGGCGCATCGTGCAGATCTCGTCGGGGTCCGCGCGGGTGGGGTCCGATCAGGGGCTTTCGCTCTACGGTGCGAGCAAGAGCGGGGTGGAGGGCTTCATCCGGCACATTTCGCAGGAGGTGGGCCCGTTCGGCGTCACCGCGAACACGCTCGCGCTCGGTTTGCAGGCCAACGCCGCCGGATCGAACCCGGAAGTGTTCTCGCGCATCGCGACTCGTCGTCCCGGTACGCCCGAGGACGTCGGAGCGGCGGTGGTCTACCTGGCTTCACCCGAGGCGTCCTGGATGACCGGCCAGACGCTCAACCTCAATGGCGGGAGCGTCACGACCTGA
- a CDS encoding SDR family NAD(P)-dependent oxidoreductase, producing MAAPHFDFTENRVLVTGGSNGIGLGIATAFREAGAEVIITGTRPAASDYDHDLGGFVYHPLRLTDETGIAELAASLDRLDVLVNNAGQNLTDRNESDPDVFAEVVTVNLVATFRLSTACRPLLAASKLDGGGSVVNLGSMTSFFGLTIVPAYGAAKGGVVQLTKGLAVAWAGDGIRVNAVAPGFIESNMTRPMLGMDALMRPVLDRTPMRRCGTPADVAPVVLFLAGAGARFVTGQTLPVDGGYSVQG from the coding sequence GTGGCAGCACCCCACTTCGACTTCACCGAAAACCGCGTCCTGGTCACCGGCGGCTCGAACGGCATCGGCCTCGGGATCGCGACCGCGTTCCGCGAGGCGGGCGCGGAAGTGATCATCACCGGCACTCGCCCGGCCGCGTCGGACTACGACCACGATCTCGGCGGCTTCGTCTACCACCCGCTTCGCCTGACCGACGAGACCGGCATCGCCGAGCTCGCCGCGTCACTGGATCGGCTCGACGTCCTGGTGAACAACGCGGGACAGAACCTCACGGACCGGAACGAGTCGGACCCCGACGTGTTCGCGGAAGTGGTGACGGTGAACCTGGTCGCGACGTTCCGGCTCTCAACGGCCTGCCGGCCGCTGCTGGCCGCCAGCAAGCTCGACGGCGGCGGCAGCGTGGTCAACCTGGGGTCGATGACGAGCTTCTTCGGGCTGACCATCGTCCCCGCCTACGGAGCCGCGAAAGGCGGTGTCGTCCAGCTCACCAAGGGTCTGGCCGTCGCCTGGGCCGGCGACGGGATCCGGGTGAACGCGGTCGCTCCCGGGTTCATCGAGAGCAACATGACCCGCCCCATGCTCGGGATGGACGCGCTGATGCGGCCCGTGCTCGACCGCACGCCGATGCGCCGCTGCGGCACGCCGGCCGATGTCGCCCCGGTGGTGCTGTTCCTCGCGGGGGCCGGGGCCCGCTTCGTGACCGGACAGACGCTGCCCGTCGACGGCGGCTACTCGGTGCAGGGGTGA
- a CDS encoding sulfotransferase: MTNKIRIDDLAEPRLTPVQEAALSYGESQPVDLSPGAVLAAAVEATGLDDFGPRDFRERLDLWLSEMDKDGDRTGLGRLSMFGDCVRHAKNRLRIHDLLRRHPEIRDVPIERPVIVVGLPRSGTTHLVNLIAADDRFRSMPLWESREPVPDPRESAAEVDLRWERCYQTWEASRRTLPLLAAMHPMNPDHVHEELELELPDFSSYYIEWVARCPGWRDYYLSHDQTPHYAYLRSVLQILQWRRPRERWVLKSPQHLEQLRPLMTTFPDATIVVTHRDPVSVIQSTATMMTYSARLHYRDTRPGWYAEYWTDRIRRLLDSAVRDQDLLPADRTIHVRFHDFMADELGTVERIYAAAGLEFTPEARSRVAAYRTDHPRGRDGQVVYDLRADFQVEPDEVRAPFRSYLDQFGVREEVR, encoded by the coding sequence ATGACGAACAAGATCCGTATCGATGACCTCGCCGAGCCGCGGCTCACGCCGGTGCAGGAGGCCGCGCTCAGCTACGGCGAGTCCCAGCCGGTCGACCTGAGCCCCGGTGCCGTCCTGGCGGCAGCGGTGGAGGCGACCGGGCTGGACGACTTCGGGCCGCGCGACTTCCGCGAGCGCCTGGACCTGTGGCTGTCGGAGATGGACAAGGACGGCGACCGCACGGGACTCGGCCGGCTGTCCATGTTCGGCGACTGCGTGCGCCACGCGAAGAACCGGCTGCGCATCCACGACCTGCTCCGGCGGCACCCCGAGATCCGCGACGTGCCGATCGAGCGGCCCGTCATCGTGGTCGGCCTCCCCCGATCCGGCACCACCCACCTGGTCAACCTGATCGCCGCCGACGATCGCTTCCGCTCCATGCCGTTGTGGGAGAGCCGCGAGCCGGTGCCGGACCCACGCGAGTCCGCCGCCGAGGTGGACCTCCGCTGGGAGCGGTGCTACCAGACCTGGGAGGCCTCGCGGCGCACGCTCCCCCTCCTGGCCGCCATGCATCCGATGAACCCCGACCACGTGCATGAGGAGCTGGAGCTGGAGCTGCCCGACTTCTCCAGCTACTACATCGAGTGGGTCGCCCGCTGCCCCGGCTGGCGGGACTACTACCTGTCCCACGACCAGACCCCGCACTACGCGTACCTGCGGTCGGTGCTGCAGATCCTGCAGTGGCGACGCCCGCGCGAGCGCTGGGTGCTGAAGTCGCCGCAGCACCTGGAGCAGCTCCGGCCACTGATGACCACGTTCCCGGACGCCACCATCGTGGTGACCCACCGGGATCCCGTCTCGGTGATCCAGTCGACCGCCACGATGATGACCTACAGCGCGCGGCTGCACTACCGGGACACGCGCCCCGGCTGGTACGCCGAGTACTGGACCGACCGGATCCGCCGCCTGCTCGACAGCGCGGTCCGCGACCAGGACCTGCTGCCCGCGGACCGCACGATCCACGTGCGCTTCCACGACTTCATGGCCGACGAGCTGGGCACGGTCGAGCGGATCTACGCCGCCGCCGGGTTGGAGTTCACACCCGAGGCCCGGTCCAGGGTCGCTGCCTACCGCACTGATCACCCGCGCGGGCGTGACGGTCAGGTCGTCTACGACCTACGTGCCGACTTCCAGGTCGAACCGGACGAGGTGCGGGCGCCGTTCCGGTCGTATCTCGACCAGTTCGGCGTCCGTGAGGAAGTCCGATGA
- a CDS encoding 3'(2'),5'-bisphosphate nucleotidase CysQ has product MRNGKRVEPLAAPALATAADHEAATRLATAAGELLIDVRRRGLEGRALKAAGDRASHEWLMTELAARFPGDAVLSEEGKDNPDRLGKDRVWIVDPLDGTREFSEPPRADWAVHVALAIEGTVVAGAVALPAAGITLGTARPPALPAVKPRAPRILVSRSRPTEHARVLADQLGGELVPMGSAGAKAMAVVRGEGDVYAHSGGQYEWDSAAPVAVAAAAGLHVSRLDGSPLRYNQPDPWLPDLLICRRELAGTVIDLGLERS; this is encoded by the coding sequence ATGAGGAACGGAAAACGAGTCGAACCCCTTGCAGCGCCTGCTCTCGCGACCGCGGCGGACCACGAGGCCGCCACCCGGCTGGCGACCGCCGCGGGCGAACTGCTGATCGACGTACGACGACGCGGCTTGGAAGGCCGGGCCCTCAAGGCAGCGGGCGATCGCGCCTCGCACGAGTGGTTGATGACCGAGCTCGCCGCCCGGTTTCCCGGGGACGCGGTGTTGTCCGAGGAGGGCAAGGACAATCCCGATCGGCTTGGGAAAGACCGCGTGTGGATCGTCGACCCGCTCGACGGCACGCGCGAATTCTCCGAGCCGCCGCGAGCTGACTGGGCAGTCCACGTCGCGCTCGCGATCGAAGGCACCGTGGTCGCGGGAGCGGTGGCGCTTCCCGCCGCGGGCATCACGCTGGGGACCGCCCGGCCGCCGGCCCTTCCCGCCGTCAAACCCAGGGCACCGCGCATCCTGGTCAGCCGGAGCCGTCCCACGGAGCACGCCCGCGTGCTGGCCGATCAACTCGGCGGGGAACTGGTCCCCATGGGTTCCGCCGGTGCCAAGGCGATGGCCGTGGTCCGGGGAGAAGGCGATGTGTACGCCCACTCCGGCGGCCAGTACGAATGGGACTCGGCGGCACCGGTCGCGGTCGCCGCCGCTGCGGGCCTGCACGTGTCGCGTTTGGACGGAAGTCCGCTGCGTTACAACCAACCCGATCCGTGGCTGCCGGATCTGCTCATCTGCCGCCGGGAACTGGCGGGCACCGTCATCGACCTCGGACTGGAGCGATCGTGA
- the cysD gene encoding sulfate adenylyltransferase subunit CysD has product MVNTLTHLQRLEAESIHIMREAVAESERPVMLYSIGKDSSVMLRLALKAFYPSKPPFPLLHVDTTWKFREMYAFRDRTVREHGLDLIVHQNPECVRLGINPFDHGSSTHTDMWKTEGLKQALDQHGFDLAFGGARRDEEKSRAKERVFSIRSPQHRWDPKRQRPELWRTYNARTNPGETVRAFPLSNWTELDVWQYINLEQIPIVPLYYAAPRPVVQRGGMLVMVDDDRMPLEPGETAEKQSVRFRTLGCYPLTGAVESTADTLLDIIRETLLTTTSERQGRAIDHDSSASMEKKKQEGYF; this is encoded by the coding sequence ATCGTGAACACCTTGACGCACCTCCAGCGGCTCGAAGCCGAGAGCATCCACATCATGCGGGAGGCTGTCGCCGAAAGCGAGCGCCCGGTCATGCTGTACTCGATCGGCAAGGACAGCTCGGTCATGCTCCGGCTGGCCTTGAAGGCCTTCTACCCCTCGAAGCCGCCATTCCCGCTGCTGCACGTGGACACGACGTGGAAGTTCCGCGAGATGTACGCGTTCCGGGACCGGACGGTGCGCGAGCACGGTCTCGACCTGATCGTGCACCAGAACCCCGAGTGCGTACGGCTGGGCATCAACCCGTTCGACCACGGTTCCTCGACGCACACCGACATGTGGAAGACCGAGGGGCTCAAGCAGGCGCTCGACCAGCACGGGTTCGACCTCGCTTTCGGCGGGGCCCGTCGTGACGAGGAGAAGTCGAGGGCCAAGGAACGGGTGTTCTCCATCCGGTCACCTCAGCACCGATGGGACCCGAAACGGCAACGGCCCGAGTTGTGGCGCACCTACAACGCCCGGACCAACCCCGGCGAGACCGTCCGCGCGTTCCCGCTGTCGAACTGGACCGAGCTGGATGTGTGGCAGTACATCAATCTCGAGCAGATCCCGATCGTCCCGCTGTACTACGCCGCACCGCGCCCGGTCGTGCAGCGTGGCGGAATGCTCGTCATGGTCGACGACGACCGGATGCCGCTCGAACCGGGCGAAACCGCGGAGAAGCAGAGCGTGCGCTTCCGCACCCTGGGCTGCTACCCGCTGACCGGCGCGGTCGAGTCCACTGCGGACACCCTGCTCGACATCATCAGGGAAACGCTGCTCACCACCACCTCGGAGCGTCAGGGCCGGGCCATCGACCACGATTCCAGCGCCTCGATGGAGAAGAAGAAGCAGGAGGGCTACTTCTGA
- a CDS encoding alcohol dehydrogenase catalytic domain-containing protein, with protein MRAYRLFGQHDLRLRDEPDPELKPGEVRLQMAFVGTCGTDLHYFYADDDAMPARPQHIGHELSATVIEVAPDVTSISAGDRVAVFPLIACGECAECRAGYPISCERVDRTVSTVGCGGPIGGLAERTVVPAELAVKLPDDVSLLQGALIEPLSVAAAAVIRARATEDDVAVVTGAGLIGIGCALALRATGVSKIVVVELSEERRKNLAGVGGLTVVDPASEDVDAVVRSMSGGLGANVVFECAGAAKAMDLAFSVTRKRGRIVIIGLHQRPYSMNALLALSKELTIQGHSGYSRSAFSSVIEWMSRGLLPVSQWVTRTSFDRIVEDAFEPSHRGQLVKAVIEIPQPAASA; from the coding sequence ATGCGGGCGTATCGACTCTTCGGACAGCACGACCTCCGGTTGCGGGACGAGCCCGACCCGGAGCTGAAGCCCGGCGAGGTACGCCTGCAGATGGCTTTCGTCGGCACGTGCGGTACCGACCTGCACTACTTCTACGCCGACGACGATGCGATGCCGGCTCGGCCCCAGCACATCGGGCACGAGCTGTCGGCGACGGTCATCGAGGTGGCTCCGGATGTCACGTCGATCTCCGCGGGCGATCGGGTGGCCGTGTTCCCGCTGATCGCATGCGGTGAGTGCGCCGAGTGCCGCGCCGGCTACCCCATCTCGTGCGAGCGGGTCGACCGCACGGTGTCGACGGTGGGCTGTGGCGGCCCGATCGGCGGGCTGGCTGAGCGCACCGTGGTGCCGGCCGAGCTGGCGGTGAAGCTGCCCGACGACGTCAGCCTGCTGCAGGGCGCGCTGATCGAGCCCCTGTCCGTGGCAGCCGCCGCGGTGATCCGGGCGAGGGCCACCGAGGACGACGTCGCAGTCGTCACCGGCGCCGGGCTCATCGGGATCGGCTGTGCGCTCGCCCTCCGCGCGACCGGGGTGTCGAAGATCGTCGTGGTCGAGCTGTCCGAGGAACGCCGGAAGAACCTGGCCGGCGTCGGCGGCCTCACCGTCGTCGACCCGGCAAGCGAGGACGTTGACGCCGTGGTCCGCTCGATGAGCGGTGGGCTCGGCGCGAACGTGGTCTTCGAATGCGCCGGCGCCGCCAAGGCCATGGATCTCGCGTTCTCCGTGACCCGCAAGCGCGGCCGCATCGTCATCATCGGCCTGCACCAGCGGCCGTACTCGATGAACGCGTTGCTCGCCCTGTCCAAGGAGCTGACCATCCAGGGCCACAGCGGCTACTCGCGGTCGGCGTTCTCGTCGGTCATCGAGTGGATGAGCCGGGGGCTGCTGCCCGTCAGCCAATGGGTGACCCGCACCAGCTTCGACCGGATCGTCGAGGACGCGTTCGAGCCGTCGCACCGCGGGCAACTCGTCAAGGCGGTGATCGAAATCCCGCAGCCGGCCGCCAGCGCGTGA
- a CDS encoding SDR family oxidoreductase, giving the protein MITGAGAGIGAGLARYAARELGMAVVLADVESAAVAELREELTAAGARAVDVWCDVRDPAALEQLAERTAAESGPVRLLVNNAGVEQFGYLWDTPVANWQRLVEVNINGVFHGIKAFLPRMMAEPGQSWVWNLSSIGGVSASPLQAPYIMSKHAVLAITECLYQEVELAGHADHVHVQAVLPGAVASNIFESAGAVEDGDLAAAEDHRSAMLKVKAAAMDPVDAARVFFDQAASGEFYLRSQGFVGDAMSARADVLTHRRAPVLPTGEFTVPAD; this is encoded by the coding sequence GTGATCACCGGCGCCGGTGCGGGCATTGGCGCCGGTTTGGCCCGCTACGCCGCTCGCGAACTGGGCATGGCCGTGGTGCTGGCCGATGTCGAATCGGCGGCGGTCGCGGAGTTGCGCGAGGAACTGACGGCGGCGGGCGCTCGCGCCGTTGACGTCTGGTGCGACGTGCGTGATCCGGCGGCGCTCGAACAGCTAGCCGAGCGAACTGCCGCCGAATCCGGTCCAGTAAGACTGTTGGTCAACAACGCCGGGGTGGAACAGTTCGGTTATCTGTGGGACACACCCGTCGCCAACTGGCAGCGCCTGGTCGAGGTCAACATCAACGGCGTTTTCCACGGCATCAAGGCATTCCTGCCGCGCATGATGGCCGAACCCGGCCAGTCCTGGGTGTGGAACCTCTCGTCCATCGGCGGGGTCAGTGCCAGCCCGCTGCAGGCGCCGTACATCATGAGCAAGCACGCCGTGCTGGCGATCACCGAGTGCCTGTACCAGGAAGTCGAACTCGCGGGCCACGCTGACCATGTCCACGTCCAAGCCGTGCTGCCTGGTGCGGTCGCGTCGAACATCTTCGAATCTGCTGGCGCGGTCGAGGACGGCGACCTCGCCGCGGCAGAGGACCATCGGTCCGCCATGCTCAAGGTGAAGGCGGCGGCCATGGACCCGGTCGATGCGGCGCGGGTGTTCTTCGACCAGGCGGCATCGGGCGAGTTCTACCTGAGGTCGCAGGGCTTCGTCGGTGATGCCATGTCCGCGCGCGCGGACGTGCTGACGCACCGCCGTGCCCCCGTGCTCCCCACCGGCGAGTTCACCGTGCCCGCTGACTGA
- a CDS encoding serine hydrolase: MIADPRIRNALERAVELGETGISVAAYHRGELIVDAVAGVADAESGTPVDDRTLFPVFSVTKGVTATAVHLQAERGLVDLRAPIARYWPEFAADGKDTVTIEQALSHRAGIPQMPEGVTPELMADWEWMTERIAEFTPLYEPGTASAYHILVWGWIVGEVVRRTDPAQRSFDAFVREEICEPLGVTDFHLGVPDADLPRVAKLSGGNEFSMVDEHNISPPAVFPGSTAHNLRTVQQAVDPGAGAIATAGSVARIFAMLAEGGELDGVRLLSRDRVATFTRPREGAHDPDKVLTIPVWFGANGFWLGGEPDASDPLVGDHREIVYSPGAGGSIAWADLRDRIAVAICHNNMDTPAIVSPERTFEPVVRAIREIVAERTEDER, from the coding sequence ATGATCGCCGATCCCCGTATTCGCAACGCGCTGGAGCGTGCCGTGGAACTGGGGGAGACCGGCATCTCGGTCGCCGCCTACCACCGCGGCGAACTGATCGTCGACGCGGTCGCCGGTGTCGCGGACGCCGAGAGCGGTACGCCGGTGGACGACCGCACGCTCTTCCCGGTGTTCTCCGTGACCAAGGGCGTCACCGCGACCGCCGTGCATTTGCAGGCCGAGCGCGGCCTGGTCGATCTGCGAGCGCCGATCGCGCGGTACTGGCCGGAGTTCGCCGCCGACGGGAAAGACACCGTCACGATCGAGCAAGCCCTGTCGCACCGGGCAGGTATTCCGCAGATGCCTGAGGGCGTCACGCCGGAACTGATGGCCGACTGGGAATGGATGACCGAGCGGATCGCCGAGTTCACGCCCCTCTACGAACCCGGAACCGCCAGCGCATACCACATTCTCGTGTGGGGCTGGATCGTCGGCGAGGTGGTGCGTCGCACCGATCCGGCTCAGCGTTCGTTCGACGCCTTCGTTCGCGAGGAGATCTGCGAGCCCCTGGGCGTCACCGATTTCCACCTGGGCGTGCCGGACGCCGACCTTCCCCGGGTGGCGAAGCTCTCTGGTGGCAACGAGTTCTCCATGGTCGACGAACACAACATCAGCCCGCCGGCGGTCTTCCCCGGTTCCACTGCGCACAACCTGCGGACCGTGCAGCAAGCCGTCGACCCCGGTGCCGGCGCGATCGCCACCGCTGGATCCGTGGCACGGATCTTCGCGATGCTCGCCGAGGGCGGTGAACTAGACGGAGTCCGGCTGCTGTCCCGCGACCGGGTGGCCACCTTCACCCGGCCACGAGAGGGTGCACACGACCCCGACAAGGTGCTCACCATCCCGGTGTGGTTCGGCGCGAACGGGTTCTGGCTCGGCGGTGAACCGGACGCGTCCGACCCGCTCGTGGGCGACCACCGGGAAATCGTCTACAGCCCCGGTGCTGGTGGCTCGATCGCCTGGGCCGACCTGCGCGACCGGATCGCTGTCGCGATCTGCCACAACAACATGGACACCCCGGCGATCGTCAGTCCGGAAAGGACATTCGAGCCGGTGGTACGGGCGATCCGCGAGATCGTCGCCGAGCGTACGGAGGATGAACGATGA